The Brachyhypopomus gauderio isolate BG-103 chromosome 17, BGAUD_0.2, whole genome shotgun sequence genome includes a window with the following:
- the LOC143480259 gene encoding putative E3 ubiquitin-protein ligase UBR7 isoform X2 produces MAVNEGREETLSSVERAGEEEIREALVVLAGSDPDNCSYPQGYVKRQAVFACNTCTSEGMPPAGVCLACANNCHDDHDVYELYTKRNFRCDCGNSKFGSFKCTLNPEKDAQNIKNLYNHNYFGRYCSCDRPYPDDDDQVGEEMIQCIVCEDWYHSKHLGCAVVESEELLEMVCETCMNRAPFLWTYAATSAFPPVSNVSLCKEDADTTVVKDEEGKMAALRPCRSELDEASTSQGCQREARPVTNGVGGVSHKRTHEEMERHPAKCPSETVQCKLKLLKEKGVGRPRVGAVFWPYTWRTELCNCTSCKRVYVQADVQFLLDESDTVLAYENKGRTQVLMGKDLLLNCLSSLDRVQQLEIIYRFNDMKAELHEFLQKYADQGKVVTAEAICTFFEELRTGRKRRPSTGQYYCS; encoded by the exons ATGGCTGTTAACGAGGGACGGGAGGAGACCTTGTCCTCGGTGGAGAGAGCAGGGGAAGAGGAGATACGGGAGGCGCTGGTAGTGCTGGCCGGCAGCGACCCCGACAACTGCTCATATCCCCAG GGTTATGTTAAACGACAGGCTGTTTTTGCATGCAACACTTGCACATCTGAAGGAATGCCGCCTGCAGGAGTCTGTCTCGCCTGCGCCAACAACTGTCACGATGACCATGATGTCTATGAACTGTATACCAAAAG gaACTTTCGATGTGATTGTGGAAATTCTAAATTTGGCTCATTTAAATGCACACTGAATCCT gAAAAAGATGCTCAGAACATCAAGAACCTTTATAATCACAATTACTTTGGTCGCTACTGTTCCTGTGACAGACCGTACCCAGATGATGATGATCAG GTCGGGGAAGAAATGATTCAGTGCATTGTGTGTGAAGACTGGTATCACTCAAAG CACTTAGGCTGTGCAGTAGTTGAGTCGGAGGAGTTACTCGAAATGGTGTGCGAGACCTGTATGAACAGAGCACCCTTCCTGTGGACTTACGCTGCTACCTCTGCGT TTCCCCCCGTGAGCAACGTGAGCCTGTGTAAAGAGGACGCGGACACGACTGTGGTGAAGGACGAAGAAGGAAAGATGGCGGCGTTGCGTCCATGCAGGTCTGAGCTAGACGAGGCTTCTACGAGCCAAGGCTGCCAAAGGGAAGCGAGG CCTGTTACTAATGGAGTTGGGGGTGTAAGTCATAAGAGGACACACGAGGAGATGGAGAGGCACCCTGCTAAGTGCCCGTCTGAAACTGTACAGTGTAAATTAAAGCTGCTCAAGGAGAAAGGTGTGGGGAGACCCAGGGTGGGGGCGGTGTTCTGGCCCTACACTTGGCGGACCGAGCTTTGCAATTGCACAAGCTGCAAG AGAGTGTATGTGCAGGCAGATGTTCAGTTCCTGCTGGATGAGTCGGACACCGTTCTGGCGTACGAGAATAAAGGCAGGACACAGGTGCTGATGGGGAAAGACCTGCTCCTGAACTGCCTCAGCTCCCTGGACCGTGTCCAGCAGCTGGAGATTATTTACC GGTTTAACGACATGAAGGCTGAACTGCACGAGTTTCTTCAGAAGTACGCTGATCAGgggaag GTGGTGACGGCAGAAGCCATCTGCACCTTTTTTGAAGAGTTGCGGACTGGTAGGAAGAGACGCCCCAGTACGGGGCAGTACTACTGCAGCTGA
- the LOC143480259 gene encoding putative E3 ubiquitin-protein ligase UBR7 isoform X1, with the protein MAVNEGREETLSSVERAGEEEIREALVVLAGSDPDNCSYPQGYVKRQAVFACNTCTSEGMPPAGVCLACANNCHDDHDVYELYTKRNFRCDCGNSKFGSFKCTLNPEKDAQNIKNLYNHNYFGRYCSCDRPYPDDDDQVGEEMIQCIVCEDWYHSKHLGCAVVESEELLEMVCETCMNRAPFLWTYAATSAFPPVSNVSLCKEDADTTVVKDEEGKMAALRPCRSELDEASTSQGCQREARQPVTNGVGGVSHKRTHEEMERHPAKCPSETVQCKLKLLKEKGVGRPRVGAVFWPYTWRTELCNCTSCKRVYVQADVQFLLDESDTVLAYENKGRTQVLMGKDLLLNCLSSLDRVQQLEIIYRFNDMKAELHEFLQKYADQGKVVTAEAICTFFEELRTGRKRRPSTGQYYCS; encoded by the exons ATGGCTGTTAACGAGGGACGGGAGGAGACCTTGTCCTCGGTGGAGAGAGCAGGGGAAGAGGAGATACGGGAGGCGCTGGTAGTGCTGGCCGGCAGCGACCCCGACAACTGCTCATATCCCCAG GGTTATGTTAAACGACAGGCTGTTTTTGCATGCAACACTTGCACATCTGAAGGAATGCCGCCTGCAGGAGTCTGTCTCGCCTGCGCCAACAACTGTCACGATGACCATGATGTCTATGAACTGTATACCAAAAG gaACTTTCGATGTGATTGTGGAAATTCTAAATTTGGCTCATTTAAATGCACACTGAATCCT gAAAAAGATGCTCAGAACATCAAGAACCTTTATAATCACAATTACTTTGGTCGCTACTGTTCCTGTGACAGACCGTACCCAGATGATGATGATCAG GTCGGGGAAGAAATGATTCAGTGCATTGTGTGTGAAGACTGGTATCACTCAAAG CACTTAGGCTGTGCAGTAGTTGAGTCGGAGGAGTTACTCGAAATGGTGTGCGAGACCTGTATGAACAGAGCACCCTTCCTGTGGACTTACGCTGCTACCTCTGCGT TTCCCCCCGTGAGCAACGTGAGCCTGTGTAAAGAGGACGCGGACACGACTGTGGTGAAGGACGAAGAAGGAAAGATGGCGGCGTTGCGTCCATGCAGGTCTGAGCTAGACGAGGCTTCTACGAGCCAAGGCTGCCAAAGGGAAGCGAGG CAGCCTGTTACTAATGGAGTTGGGGGTGTAAGTCATAAGAGGACACACGAGGAGATGGAGAGGCACCCTGCTAAGTGCCCGTCTGAAACTGTACAGTGTAAATTAAAGCTGCTCAAGGAGAAAGGTGTGGGGAGACCCAGGGTGGGGGCGGTGTTCTGGCCCTACACTTGGCGGACCGAGCTTTGCAATTGCACAAGCTGCAAG AGAGTGTATGTGCAGGCAGATGTTCAGTTCCTGCTGGATGAGTCGGACACCGTTCTGGCGTACGAGAATAAAGGCAGGACACAGGTGCTGATGGGGAAAGACCTGCTCCTGAACTGCCTCAGCTCCCTGGACCGTGTCCAGCAGCTGGAGATTATTTACC GGTTTAACGACATGAAGGCTGAACTGCACGAGTTTCTTCAGAAGTACGCTGATCAGgggaag GTGGTGACGGCAGAAGCCATCTGCACCTTTTTTGAAGAGTTGCGGACTGGTAGGAAGAGACGCCCCAGTACGGGGCAGTACTACTGCAGCTGA
- the ttc8 gene encoding tetratricopeptide repeat protein 8 isoform X2 has protein sequence MEVTLTMDPLFLAWSYFRRRKFQKCSDICTKVLEDNPYDQAAWSLKTRAVTEMVYIDEVDVDQEGIAEMMLDESSIAQVARPGTSLRLPGTAQAGGPSPAVRPMTQAGRPITGFVRPSTQSGRPGTMEQAIKTPRTAHTARPVTSSSGRFVRLGTASMLTNPDGPFINLSRLNLAKYAQKPNLSKTLFEYIFHHENDVKTALDLAALATEHAQFKDWWWKVQLGKCYYRLGLHREAEKQFKSAINHQEFVDTYLYLAKVYRRLDQPVTALNVFKQGLDRFPAEVTLLTGIARIHEEMNNITSATEYYKDVLKQDNTHVEAIACIGSNHFYTDQPEIALRFFRLPFPFDVKGRMLMWGNCTQYDMTLSSFERALALVSSDEEQADVWYNLGHVAVGIGDLTLAYQCFKLALAFNNDHAEAYNNLAVLELRKGRVEQAKAFLQTSASLAPHMYEPHFNFAVLSDKVGDLQSSYMAAQNSEDAFPEHVDTQHILKNLRQHFAVL, from the exons ATGGAGGTTACGTTAACCATGGACCCTCTTTTTCTCGCATGGAGCTATTTCAGAAGAAGGAAGTTCCAGAAATGCTCGGATATTTGTACAAAGGTGTTAGAAGACAATCCGTACGACCAG GCAGCGTGGAGCCTGAAGACAAGGGCTGTGACAGAGATGGTCTACATTGATGAAGTGGATGTAGATCAGGAGGGTATTGCAGAAATGATGTTGGATGAAAGCTCAATTGCACAAGTTGCCC GCCCTGGAACGTCACTGAGGCTCCCGGGAACAGCTCAGGCTGGAGGACCTTCACCAGCAGTCAG GCCCATGACCCAGGCAGGGCGGCCCATCACAGGATTTGTAAGACCCAgcacccagtctggtagaccaGGCACTATGGAACAAGCCATCAAGACACCTCGAACTGCACACACTGCCCGTCCAGTCACGAGTTCTTCTGGAAGATTTGTTAGATTAGGCACA GCTTCTATGTTAACAAATCCAGATGGACCATTTATAAATTTATCCAGGTTAAATTTGGCAAAGTATGCTCAGAAGCCAAATTTATCTAAG ACTTTATTTGAATATATTTTCCACCATGAAAATGATGTAAAAACT GCATTGGACTTGGCTGCTCTTGCCACTGAGCATGCCCAGTTCAAGGACTGGTGGTGGAAAGTCCAACTTGGAAAATGTTATTACAG ACTTGGTTTGCACCGTGAGGCTGAGAAACAGTTCAAATCAGCCATTAATCACCAAGAGTTTGTAGATACCTACCTCTACCTTGCAAAG GTATATCGACGATTAGATCAGCCCGTAACTGCATTGAACGTCTTTAAACAAGGCCTGGACCGTTTTCCAGCAGAGGTGACTTTGCTGACTGGAATTGCTCGTATTCATGAG GAGATGAATAATATCACTTCAGCCACCGAATACTACAAAGACGTCTTAAAGCAGGACAATACACATGTAGAGGCTATTGCTTGCATTGGAAGCAACCACTTCTACACAGACCAGCCAGAGATCGCCTTGCGCTTCTTCAGGTTACCTTTTCCTTTTGATGTGAAAGGAAGAATGCTGATGTGGGGAAACTGTACT CAGTATGACATGACTCTGTCCTCCTTTGAGAGGGCATTAGCCCTCGTTTCAAGCGATGAGGAGCAGGCAGATGTCTGGTATAATCTCGGACACGTCGCAGTG GGTATCGGTGACTTAACCCTAGCTTATCAGTGCTTTAAACTAGCTTTGGCTTTCAATAACGACCACGCTGAGGCGTACAACAATTTAGCTGTGCTGGAACTGCGCAAAGGCCGCGTTGAGCAG GCAAAAGCTTTTCTGCAGACATCTGCTTCCCTGGCCCCACACATGTATGAACCACATTTTAACTTTGCTGTATTGTCAGATAAG GTGGGTGATCTTCAGAGTAGCTACATGGCTGCCCAGAATTCAGAGGATGCCTTCCCTGAGCACGTGGACACTCAGCACATCCTGAAGAACCTCAGGCAGCACTTTGCTGTGCTCTGA
- the ttc8 gene encoding tetratricopeptide repeat protein 8 isoform X3 translates to MEVTLTMDPLFLAWSYFRRRKFQKCSDICTKVLEDNPYDQAAWSLKTRAVTEMVYIDEVDVDQEGIAEMMLDESSIAQVARPGTSLRLPGTAQAGGPSPAVRPMTQAGRPITGFVRPSTQSGRPGTMEQAIKTPRTAHTARPVTSSSGRFVRLGTASMLTNPDGPFINLSRLNLAKYAQKPNLSKTLFEYIFHHENDVKTALDLAALATEHAQFKDWWWKVQLGKCYYRLGLHREAEKQFKSAINHQEFVDTYLYLAKVYRRLDQPVTALNVFKQGLDRFPAEVTLLTGIARIHEEMNNITSATEYYKDVLKQDNTHVEAIACIGSNHFYTDQPEIALRFFRLPFPFDVKGRMLMWGNCTYDMTLSSFERALALVSSDEEQADVWYNLGHVAVGIGDLTLAYQCFKLALAFNNDHAEAYNNLAVLELRKGRVEQAKAFLQTSASLAPHMYEPHFNFAVLSDKVGDLQSSYMAAQNSEDAFPEHVDTQHILKNLRQHFAVL, encoded by the exons ATGGAGGTTACGTTAACCATGGACCCTCTTTTTCTCGCATGGAGCTATTTCAGAAGAAGGAAGTTCCAGAAATGCTCGGATATTTGTACAAAGGTGTTAGAAGACAATCCGTACGACCAG GCAGCGTGGAGCCTGAAGACAAGGGCTGTGACAGAGATGGTCTACATTGATGAAGTGGATGTAGATCAGGAGGGTATTGCAGAAATGATGTTGGATGAAAGCTCAATTGCACAAGTTGCCC GCCCTGGAACGTCACTGAGGCTCCCGGGAACAGCTCAGGCTGGAGGACCTTCACCAGCAGTCAG GCCCATGACCCAGGCAGGGCGGCCCATCACAGGATTTGTAAGACCCAgcacccagtctggtagaccaGGCACTATGGAACAAGCCATCAAGACACCTCGAACTGCACACACTGCCCGTCCAGTCACGAGTTCTTCTGGAAGATTTGTTAGATTAGGCACA GCTTCTATGTTAACAAATCCAGATGGACCATTTATAAATTTATCCAGGTTAAATTTGGCAAAGTATGCTCAGAAGCCAAATTTATCTAAG ACTTTATTTGAATATATTTTCCACCATGAAAATGATGTAAAAACT GCATTGGACTTGGCTGCTCTTGCCACTGAGCATGCCCAGTTCAAGGACTGGTGGTGGAAAGTCCAACTTGGAAAATGTTATTACAG ACTTGGTTTGCACCGTGAGGCTGAGAAACAGTTCAAATCAGCCATTAATCACCAAGAGTTTGTAGATACCTACCTCTACCTTGCAAAG GTATATCGACGATTAGATCAGCCCGTAACTGCATTGAACGTCTTTAAACAAGGCCTGGACCGTTTTCCAGCAGAGGTGACTTTGCTGACTGGAATTGCTCGTATTCATGAG GAGATGAATAATATCACTTCAGCCACCGAATACTACAAAGACGTCTTAAAGCAGGACAATACACATGTAGAGGCTATTGCTTGCATTGGAAGCAACCACTTCTACACAGACCAGCCAGAGATCGCCTTGCGCTTCTTCAGGTTACCTTTTCCTTTTGATGTGAAAGGAAGAATGCTGATGTGGGGAAACTGTACT TATGACATGACTCTGTCCTCCTTTGAGAGGGCATTAGCCCTCGTTTCAAGCGATGAGGAGCAGGCAGATGTCTGGTATAATCTCGGACACGTCGCAGTG GGTATCGGTGACTTAACCCTAGCTTATCAGTGCTTTAAACTAGCTTTGGCTTTCAATAACGACCACGCTGAGGCGTACAACAATTTAGCTGTGCTGGAACTGCGCAAAGGCCGCGTTGAGCAG GCAAAAGCTTTTCTGCAGACATCTGCTTCCCTGGCCCCACACATGTATGAACCACATTTTAACTTTGCTGTATTGTCAGATAAG GTGGGTGATCTTCAGAGTAGCTACATGGCTGCCCAGAATTCAGAGGATGCCTTCCCTGAGCACGTGGACACTCAGCACATCCTGAAGAACCTCAGGCAGCACTTTGCTGTGCTCTGA
- the ttc8 gene encoding tetratricopeptide repeat protein 8 isoform X4 yields MEVTLTMDPLFLAWSYFRRRKFQKCSDICTKVLEDNPYDQEPDTSLHMSEAAWSLKTRAVTEMVYIDEVDVDQEGIAEMMLDESSIAQVARPGTSLRLPGTAQAGGPSPAVRPMTQAGRPITGFVRPSTQSGRPGTMEQAIKTPRTAHTARPVTSSSGRFVRLGTASMLTNPDGPFINLSRLNLAKYAQKPNLSKTLFEYIFHHENDVKTALDLAALATEHAQFKDWWWKVQLGKCYYRLGLHREAEKQFKSAINHQEFVDTYLYLAKVYRRLDQPVTALNVFKQGLDRFPAEVTLLTGIARIHEEMNNITSATEYYKDVLKQDNTHVEAIACIGSNHFYTDQPEIALRFFRRLLQMGVYNCQLYNNLGLCCFYAQQYDMTLSSFERALALVSSDEEQADVWYNLGHVAVGIGDLTLAYQCFKLALAFNNDHAEAYNNLAVLELRKGRVEQAKAFLQTSASLAPHMYEPHFNFAVLSDKVGDLQSSYMAAQNSEDAFPEHVDTQHILKNLRQHFAVL; encoded by the exons ATGGAGGTTACGTTAACCATGGACCCTCTTTTTCTCGCATGGAGCTATTTCAGAAGAAGGAAGTTCCAGAAATGCTCGGATATTTGTACAAAGGTGTTAGAAGACAATCCGTACGACCAG GAACCTGACACTTCACTTCATATGTCTGAG GCAGCGTGGAGCCTGAAGACAAGGGCTGTGACAGAGATGGTCTACATTGATGAAGTGGATGTAGATCAGGAGGGTATTGCAGAAATGATGTTGGATGAAAGCTCAATTGCACAAGTTGCCC GCCCTGGAACGTCACTGAGGCTCCCGGGAACAGCTCAGGCTGGAGGACCTTCACCAGCAGTCAG GCCCATGACCCAGGCAGGGCGGCCCATCACAGGATTTGTAAGACCCAgcacccagtctggtagaccaGGCACTATGGAACAAGCCATCAAGACACCTCGAACTGCACACACTGCCCGTCCAGTCACGAGTTCTTCTGGAAGATTTGTTAGATTAGGCACA GCTTCTATGTTAACAAATCCAGATGGACCATTTATAAATTTATCCAGGTTAAATTTGGCAAAGTATGCTCAGAAGCCAAATTTATCTAAG ACTTTATTTGAATATATTTTCCACCATGAAAATGATGTAAAAACT GCATTGGACTTGGCTGCTCTTGCCACTGAGCATGCCCAGTTCAAGGACTGGTGGTGGAAAGTCCAACTTGGAAAATGTTATTACAG ACTTGGTTTGCACCGTGAGGCTGAGAAACAGTTCAAATCAGCCATTAATCACCAAGAGTTTGTAGATACCTACCTCTACCTTGCAAAG GTATATCGACGATTAGATCAGCCCGTAACTGCATTGAACGTCTTTAAACAAGGCCTGGACCGTTTTCCAGCAGAGGTGACTTTGCTGACTGGAATTGCTCGTATTCATGAG GAGATGAATAATATCACTTCAGCCACCGAATACTACAAAGACGTCTTAAAGCAGGACAATACACATGTAGAGGCTATTGCTTGCATTGGAAGCAACCACTTCTACACAGACCAGCCAGAGATCGCCTTGCGCTTCTTCAG acggttGCTGCAGATGGGTGTATATAACTGCCAGCTTTATAATAACTTGGGCCTGTGCTGCTTTTATGCTCAGCAGTATGACATGACTCTGTCCTCCTTTGAGAGGGCATTAGCCCTCGTTTCAAGCGATGAGGAGCAGGCAGATGTCTGGTATAATCTCGGACACGTCGCAGTG GGTATCGGTGACTTAACCCTAGCTTATCAGTGCTTTAAACTAGCTTTGGCTTTCAATAACGACCACGCTGAGGCGTACAACAATTTAGCTGTGCTGGAACTGCGCAAAGGCCGCGTTGAGCAG GCAAAAGCTTTTCTGCAGACATCTGCTTCCCTGGCCCCACACATGTATGAACCACATTTTAACTTTGCTGTATTGTCAGATAAG GTGGGTGATCTTCAGAGTAGCTACATGGCTGCCCAGAATTCAGAGGATGCCTTCCCTGAGCACGTGGACACTCAGCACATCCTGAAGAACCTCAGGCAGCACTTTGCTGTGCTCTGA
- the ttc8 gene encoding tetratricopeptide repeat protein 8 isoform X1 yields MEVTLTMDPLFLAWSYFRRRKFQKCSDICTKVLEDNPYDQAAWSLKTRAVTEMVYIDEVDVDQEGIAEMMLDESSIAQVARPGTSLRLPGTAQAGGPSPAVRPMTQAGRPITGFVRPSTQSGRPGTMEQAIKTPRTAHTARPVTSSSGRFVRLGTASMLTNPDGPFINLSRLNLAKYAQKPNLSKTLFEYIFHHENDVKTALDLAALATEHAQFKDWWWKVQLGKCYYRLGLHREAEKQFKSAINHQEFVDTYLYLAKVYRRLDQPVTALNVFKQGLDRFPAEVTLLTGIARIHEEMNNITSATEYYKDVLKQDNTHVEAIACIGSNHFYTDQPEIALRFFRRLLQMGVYNCQLYNNLGLCCFYAQQYDMTLSSFERALALVSSDEEQADVWYNLGHVAVGIGDLTLAYQCFKLALAFNNDHAEAYNNLAVLELRKGRVEQAKAFLQTSASLAPHMYEPHFNFAVLSDKVGDLQSSYMAAQNSEDAFPEHVDTQHILKNLRQHFAVL; encoded by the exons ATGGAGGTTACGTTAACCATGGACCCTCTTTTTCTCGCATGGAGCTATTTCAGAAGAAGGAAGTTCCAGAAATGCTCGGATATTTGTACAAAGGTGTTAGAAGACAATCCGTACGACCAG GCAGCGTGGAGCCTGAAGACAAGGGCTGTGACAGAGATGGTCTACATTGATGAAGTGGATGTAGATCAGGAGGGTATTGCAGAAATGATGTTGGATGAAAGCTCAATTGCACAAGTTGCCC GCCCTGGAACGTCACTGAGGCTCCCGGGAACAGCTCAGGCTGGAGGACCTTCACCAGCAGTCAG GCCCATGACCCAGGCAGGGCGGCCCATCACAGGATTTGTAAGACCCAgcacccagtctggtagaccaGGCACTATGGAACAAGCCATCAAGACACCTCGAACTGCACACACTGCCCGTCCAGTCACGAGTTCTTCTGGAAGATTTGTTAGATTAGGCACA GCTTCTATGTTAACAAATCCAGATGGACCATTTATAAATTTATCCAGGTTAAATTTGGCAAAGTATGCTCAGAAGCCAAATTTATCTAAG ACTTTATTTGAATATATTTTCCACCATGAAAATGATGTAAAAACT GCATTGGACTTGGCTGCTCTTGCCACTGAGCATGCCCAGTTCAAGGACTGGTGGTGGAAAGTCCAACTTGGAAAATGTTATTACAG ACTTGGTTTGCACCGTGAGGCTGAGAAACAGTTCAAATCAGCCATTAATCACCAAGAGTTTGTAGATACCTACCTCTACCTTGCAAAG GTATATCGACGATTAGATCAGCCCGTAACTGCATTGAACGTCTTTAAACAAGGCCTGGACCGTTTTCCAGCAGAGGTGACTTTGCTGACTGGAATTGCTCGTATTCATGAG GAGATGAATAATATCACTTCAGCCACCGAATACTACAAAGACGTCTTAAAGCAGGACAATACACATGTAGAGGCTATTGCTTGCATTGGAAGCAACCACTTCTACACAGACCAGCCAGAGATCGCCTTGCGCTTCTTCAG acggttGCTGCAGATGGGTGTATATAACTGCCAGCTTTATAATAACTTGGGCCTGTGCTGCTTTTATGCTCAGCAGTATGACATGACTCTGTCCTCCTTTGAGAGGGCATTAGCCCTCGTTTCAAGCGATGAGGAGCAGGCAGATGTCTGGTATAATCTCGGACACGTCGCAGTG GGTATCGGTGACTTAACCCTAGCTTATCAGTGCTTTAAACTAGCTTTGGCTTTCAATAACGACCACGCTGAGGCGTACAACAATTTAGCTGTGCTGGAACTGCGCAAAGGCCGCGTTGAGCAG GCAAAAGCTTTTCTGCAGACATCTGCTTCCCTGGCCCCACACATGTATGAACCACATTTTAACTTTGCTGTATTGTCAGATAAG GTGGGTGATCTTCAGAGTAGCTACATGGCTGCCCAGAATTCAGAGGATGCCTTCCCTGAGCACGTGGACACTCAGCACATCCTGAAGAACCTCAGGCAGCACTTTGCTGTGCTCTGA